DNA sequence from the Callospermophilus lateralis isolate mCalLat2 chromosome 2, mCalLat2.hap1, whole genome shotgun sequence genome:
CCTTAATGTATTGATTGAAATATGAATTACATAAAGAATTAGCCACATAGAATCAGGTTTCTTAATCACTTAGCGTCTAAGACCATTTTGGAGGGTGGTCCttctagaaatgagaaaaaggaTACACTTCTTCCAATGCCCTGCCTAGTCTGAGGTCTCAGGACCCAGAAGGCTTGGATTTGACAACTCTGGGTGGAGCACGATCCCCAGAGGGCCTTTTGGCAGCTGGTCTAGAGAGTGTGTGCTTCAGTGTCAGGAAGGTGAGGTCATAATACATTAGGTAACCATCATTGTAGACATGGAGCCTGTGGTCCGAGGGGGAGTAATTGATGCCATGCAGCATTTCCAGCATCTTGTCCAACAGGATGCTGAGGTGGCGCTCCTGCCCATTGGTGGTATCAAAAGCATAAAAGATCTCCTCTTGGCGAGTGCTCAGTGAGCGTAAGGCATAGAGAACACCACAGGCCATGAAGGCCCCCGACAGGGCTGGCTTGTACTGGCTGGTGCGCCAGGATTCCTCTACTTCTAGGGTGCTGGCATTGAGACGACTCACAACCAGGTTGCCCTTGCTCTCCTCAGTGGCATAGAGCACCCACAGCCCCTTCTCATCACCAGCAAAATCTAAGTCCTTCCAAGGCACACTAGCATAGGAGAAGCGGTTATTGTAGGTAGCACCAGGCAATGGGTGCTGCAGCACGAGGGGGTTGGAGGAAAGGTCCACTTTGGCCATGTCACTCGTGCCATAGTAGTTAAAGTACATGAACTTCTTGTACACAGTATTGCCACTGCCATCACCATAGCCCATCTTCCACTGCTCATAGTTCTTTAGCATCACCAGGTCATCATAGGACTTGTGCAGCCGATAGTAGTCAAAGTACCTAGGCCaagcacccccacacacacacatcagaccaTTAGGTGACAGCAATGAACAGGATAATAAAGTGCTATAAAAATGGGCAGGTTAGTGGACCAATTAATAACAGGGACTTAGGAGCCAAATAGAATTGAGTTTTAATTCATCTTCTTTTACTTCTTATATACCATGACAAAATCAATAACTGTGAAAATAACAGTAATAAAAACAACAGCTACAGTGCCTGTTAATCATTGAATATGCATTATCTTGTTTAATTATAATAAAGCCACTGTAAGGTAGATTTTATCCTTTCATATTAGGGGGCTAAGTCAACTTTGCTCAAGTTGACACAaattataaattttctttttttgttgtttttttgtttttgcagtgctggggattctaCCTGGGGCTTCACACATAATAGACAAGTGCtgtgtcactgagctacaccctctgcCCCTAGCTTGTTACTTATATCTgtgaaagcaacaacaaaagAATCTACTTCATTGATTGATGGAAGGCATTGGAATAATGCAAAGGAAAAACAATAGTACAGCATCTCATGGCAGGCATTTAACCAATGATAAGATATTACTGTATTCTTCTTATGGACACTTTTCTGTACCTAGACTCCACTGCCTTTCACCTGCCTTTGAGATGCAGGTATAGTGTAACAGGACAGTTCTGAAGCTGTATTCAGAAGATCACTCTGGAAAGTTCCTTAAATTATTCAAGTTTTGAATATCTTATTTCTTAACACTGGGCAGTAGGACTTAACAAGAATTTTCAGAAGATTCAAAGAGCAAAGGCGTATTGATGTATTTAATATGCTACCAAATGTTTATAGGACTTGAGGAGCATTATTATCACTAAGGCTAATCCTTCTGAGATAAGATGCAACTGGATTCTTCAATGACTGGTTCAACCCACATTTATCTCTACTTCCTATGAGCTTCTACCCAATTGATTCCACACCACATATCCGCATATACTGACTTCAAACTCTCAGTGAGTTGTGCCTACCTCCCTAATCAGACTGACAGATTGAAGGGCTCCTTCATCTATTCATTTAGCCTTTCTTTTATCCAACAAATATTCATCAGTCCATATAATGTTCTCacatattatcctcattttaaaaatgatgaaaaaaGTCCATTTCTCCAAGATCACTTAGCTTAAGTagcagtgctgagaattaaatTCAGACCAGCTTAACTCTAAGTCTTAAGGTTGGTCAGGATCATTCTGTAAATTTCTTCTAAGCAGGAAGTTGGGATTCTAAGGTCAAGTATAGAATAATTTGTCCTTGAGATAGGATCAGACTACATAATGGAATCATCTTTGAGTcataataagatttttaaaaattcagatagTGGATTTTTTGAAGGAAGCTCATGGAAGTCTGGGCCAAACTTATCTCTTAAGAAGAATGTTAAGAGGTGACTTCTTAGGTCTAGAACAGATATTTCCAGGAACACACCTAAAATTGAGGAAGCTGGactggttctacaaagaaacctgCAAAGGAAAGGGGAGGGAACATGTAGAATGAACCTGGTTGCAGCAAACTGTCATCCAGGACTCACCTGCCATCTGCACACAGTGGGGCCACCCAGTAAAGGGGAGAGTCTGGACTGGGAGCTGAATCTCGGCCCCAAGCACCTGCCTTGTGTGAGATGCCTctccaattgagctgcaacacaagGGGTCTACCAACTTTCTGGAGTCCTCCATGGGCACAAGAACCTAGAGGTAAGGCAGGAAAGGTCTGAGCTATGTGCAAAGTATACAATCCAGAGAGAGAAGAATGTTAAAAATAATGACCCTGTCTACATATACTGTGTGCCTATACCCCAGTGCATATGCAGGTACAGAAACAGGTCAATTTTGCATAAATAGAGATCAGTGTGTATGTGTAATTATGAGGTGTTCATATGTTTTGTATCATCCTTGGGTAAAAGTATACTAGTTTGTGTTCTGCATCTACCAGTGTCACAAAAGGTATGTGTGTGGGGTGGGGCGGGGTAAACAAGGAAATTAAAGATTTAGTTCCCATCTACATCTCTATTGCAACTCTGCACTCTCAGCACTTATTGCTGGGCAAACAAAATCTTGAGAAATTGAGTTTGTGTACTCACCAGGGGGCAGGGGTGGACCAGGGTGTCTGGAAGCCTGCTCTTGTTCCTTTTCCCTCTCACACTCATTTAGCCGGCCTTGGAGTACATCCACCTCCTGTTGGAGAGCTCTGAAGCTGCGCTGGTCAGAGTCAGCCAGAAGCTTGAGGGAGAGACTGGCATTCGTCACCTGAGGAAATGAGACACCAGGAATGTGGATAATAGATCTGAACTTAAGAACTGAATTCAGACTCTCCTATTTTTCAtctctgagattttttttctcctcaaacAAGAATCAGTTTTGAAAAATTTCAAATATGTGAGGTTCAAAAAACAGGGGGCTGTGAAAGGAAGGGGGGGTTCATTAATCTATACGTACCTGCTCCTGGAGTTGGTGAAGAAGGTCTGCAGCCCTACAAGCTCCTGCCTTGGTCTTGAGCTCAGTTGTCAACGCTTGTGCTCCCTCCAGCTCCAGGAGCAGCAGATTGAAGGCCGGTGTCTCATAGAGGGaggtaatggtattgggattccTGATCTCCTGTGTTTGGCTTATTTCCAGTGCCTGGTTTTCTTGCTCTTCAATGGCACATGCATACTTGCTGGCCTGAACATGCGGAGATGGACAGGCAGTTCTTCCAAAGGTCAACTCCCCAGGTCTCTTCCCACCCATTCACCTCCTCCCAGAGCCATACAGCTTACAAATCACTCTCATGTGTATCATCTTACTTGCTCCTATTCAGTCCTTTAGGTGGGCAATTAGCATTACCCCTGTTTCACAGCTGAGGACACTCATATTCTTTTCCCTGCAAGAAAAGACTTCTTACCCCAcaccaggtattttttttttccctaccctGGTTATAGCCACCCCTGAGAACTGGTTTGGTGAGTGAAAGAATGAATGGAAGGACTCCCAACTTCCAGTTGGCCGCATCTCTCAAGCTTCCCCAGAAACTCAACAACTGAAGATACACTAAGTAACTGACCATATCACACTTCGGACACAGCACTTCTGTTCACTCATCCTTGTTATAAAAACAACCCTAAGCTTGCCAGTCCAACCCAAAAGTCCTTCCACCCAGTGTTCTCATTTTAACTCTTCAACTCAACTTGTCTCTGGTTCCTTTGCATTGCCCATTTCATTTGACACCTTTGACTAGTCTATACTTGAGCCCAGATTTTCCCCTGCTCATCTTCCAGGTACCCATATGTATTAATTCATTCATTGATGTAAGAAGCACCCCTACAGAAACCTTTCTATACTGTTTCTGCTGTTGGGAAATCTCAAGAAAAGTTCCTAATTTTACATTTAATCTAAGGATTCATTTCAAAGATAAGGACTGTGTTTCTTCCAGTTTCTTCTCTACTGCCAGGACACAACCCCATACTGGATCTAAAGGAGGCTGTGTTTGGATAAGTCCAAGCTCCATCCCAGGCACACAGCTTCAGCACTCACCCTGAGCAGCTGCTGTTCATACTCGCCAATGAGCTCCTTTGCCATACTTTGTagttgttccagctgctgcagaaGGACCGAGCTGTTGGGCAGGTGAACCACACAATGGCATGTGCCACTCTCATTCATAGAGTTTGACAAATTTCTCACCAGCTGCAAAAGCATAGGCATGGGCACACTAAGTGGAATGAAGTATATTGGACTACAACATGCTGTTTACAAACCTGAGGCAGGAGAAGAAACTGAACCTGCTCTGGAGTGCCAGAGAAGAGTTCTTTCTTCACTCGGGGGGGTTCTTCTTGACTTATGGATATACCTCTATCAGGGGTTTGAGTATTTTGGGGGGCGAccgaggttgaacccaggggtgccctaTCACTAAACTATATTATCcctggcatttatttatttatttacttacttacttatttatttatttatgagaaaGGATCTCATTaactttcccaggctggccttgaatttgtgatcctccacaCTTAGTTTCTCAAGTAGCTGAGATAGTAGGTCTGAGTCACCACACCTGGCCTAGTCTTCATCTTTTAATTTCCCATAATTGAAGCTTCAGTACTCTTCTAGCGCCTATTGGTTAAGCCATCCTCACCCTACCTCCGTACTGGCTGGATCTAGCTGCAGTTTGCATAGCTGGAAGTCAATTTTCCTTAAGGCTGTATACAAGACAGCAAAGCTAGCtttcagagaaatgttagggggaGAGACTTAAGGAgctaaatcctgtctcaaaatatcgcCACTCTAGGGATTTGACCACTTCCCACAACTTCACCTTGTCTTAAAGACACCAGGTAAAGAGAGTTCCTAATCATCAATGAAGGGAATCATCAGTAATAGCACCATGAATCATCAGATTCTTGACAAATATTCTCGATTAACATTCACAGAAATGTGACATGAAGTGAACTGCAAAACATATTTTGTATTTGGAAAATGAGAGGAGTCTGAGACTTTAAAAATACCTTATGAAGCCACATGATTAATAAGTATTGAGAATGCAATCTGCCCTTAGGTTTCATGTTTATTCGAGATCCTGTGCTCTTACACCTAGGGAAGCTAAAGAGCTCTGACCTATGTTGAGGTGAGTATGTAGTACAGGCCAAAAGAGTGTGGGTGGGAGGCAGATCCCTTGTCTCAGATCAGTAGAACAAAGAAGAATGTTCTAGGGCTAAGATATGCATTATTTGGAGGTCTTCTTGCCTCTCATATCACTTTCATACTCACATAAATCCCAAACCCATTAATTCTATAACCAGAATTCCTAGATTCTAATTTTAGCTCTTGATGTTGGGTTGGCTACTTATTTTTGGGGTCCCAGTGTTTTGGGGTGTACAATGgtagaaattatgtcatttgtctTATAGTTTTACTTTAAGAATGtttaatagatagatagataaaaatttTTGTAAAACACTTGGAATAGTGCTTACCTGCATATGagtccttattttattataattctcAAGGTCCAATTTTTCACACCCATTTTGAAACTGGATGAGCAAGCACTAGATTAAAGACTCCTTCCCAATTTTTAAATTAGACCTGTGGCACTAGCTGGGGTTTCTTACCAAATCTTCTAGAATTAAATATGTGGCCTCTATACTTCTCAGAGAAGACCCACACATAGCTTTTCTGGTCCTATAAACAATAACCTACTCTGGTTATATATTCAGCTTACAAATTCCAACCCAATAGTTGAACTTTGTTGGGATAATGAAACAAATATTGCATAGTTTGCTATACCTGATCTAGCCACCATTAGCTCCAGTACCCTTAGCACAGGAAGAAGGTGACAGGTTTGTAGAGAATGAAGCCTCATAATTTGGCATGTTAGATAGCATGTTAGTTCTCTATTTCCTTTGCCATTCTCTTCTCTCTTACATCCTATGCCCATACaagccacgggaaaatcaaaacaaaatgatGTCCCATCCTCCTTTTCCCCCCTAATTCTCTCTATTTTCACTCTCTCCAAGGATTAAGGGATTCTTGAGCAGAATCACAATAGAGAAGGAAGCCAGCCCAAAGTACAGAACCATCTCCCTACCTGCTTGAGATCCCTCCACCCTCTGCCTGTACCTGAGGCTGTCCTAGGAGCACTAGGGGCAGCAGCAGTAAAGTGGCCAGAAGAGTTAGGACAGGCTGCATTCTTGCTCTTCCTGCAGAAGCGCAGTAAGTCCTTGGGGCTCCCCTCGGATTTATCACCAGTGAAAATGAATAACCTCAGGAGGAGGGGACAAAGATTTCAACATCTGAAAGTGCTGAGCATTAAGAAGATACAGGGAGGCTGGATTGGTTGAGAAGAGGATTATGACAGACTGGTACCTCCTCCAAACATGAGAGGAAATAGGATTCCCACTACAAATGGGGCCTTCCTTGTTCATCCCCTGGCTGAGCTCTGTTCCCACCCTGCCAGGCCCTCTTCTCCAAACAGattaagaaaaaactgagacATCCTGGGGGGTGCCTGGCATGGGTCCTTTTCAGGAGGGATTATGATCTTTCCCTCAACTTTAAGGAAGGAAAGACTCTAAAAGGAAATGCAGCTCTACCTGTTCAATCTTGAGGACAAAAGCCATTTACTTAACTTTGTGCCCTTGTATCAGTGCCAAAGTGGAGGGCCAAAGGAAGACCTGGGGTGGGAGGGGTTGCTTCAGCAATGCTGTGCTGGAATGCTCTGTTACATACCCTCCCTCACCTCTAGCAATTTGCCTCCTCCATTCTCCTAGGTACTCTAAATTTTCCATCCCACTTCATTATTCAGATACTCCCCTAGTTCCCTTAGTCTTGATGCTTTCAGCCTCTACTGTTGGTCCTCCAAGAAAATccccaaaatattttctaatctgCTGCAGGAAGTTATTGAGCCTCAAGTCATCTGGCCTCCAAGTTCTCTGGATATCTCTAAAGAAAAGCAAGAGTTTGGCTCCTAACACCTGGACAAGGTATCATGGGTCAGTTTTCTTAGTGATGATCGCCCTAAATTACTCTCTCATCCTCTACCATCTCACATGAATACCTCTTTGGCACTGAGACATGCAGCGGAGATGCCAGATTTCCTATGAAAGTAGGTATTTCCTATGAAGAGTGTATGTATATCAtcccagttttcttttcttttttcttctttcttttttatggtactggggattatatTCAGAggcttttaaccactgagccacatcaccagtcttatatatataattttctttttaacttagagacagggtccactaagttgcttaggatcttgctaatTTGATGAGGGTGGTTTTAAactcgcaattctcctgcctcatctcctgagccactaggattacaggccacTGCACCTAGCTCATCCCTGTTTTCTGTTGGGGAATATAGTTTCTATAGCTCTGCTATGCTATTTGTTGCTTCTCTTCTTTTCATAGTAACCCCAACTTCAGATACTATAGCCACTTAGCACAAATGTCCTCTGCTTATTCACATCATCATTTGAGATTACCTCCCTGGCATATGATTagtaggaataaaaaaaaaaggcatatggATCCCATACTTCCCCTTCTGGGAAAGAATTGAAAAGCTTAGGTGAATATAAGACCACAGGAAGACAGACTCAGGGCTCTTCTTGGAAATCCTTGGTGAGAGATATTTCCATCTTGCTTTACAGATTCTCATCCTCTGAATCCCAGCCCAAGGCCAGAGATTCATTTTCCATCAATTCTTCTAGCCCAGGGAGACAGACAGTGGGTTGGAAAACCTAAAGTGTACAGAGTAGGAAACCTGTCCATCAGTGTCCAGGCAGGTCTCACTATATCTGTGGCACCTTATGGAGGAAGagatggtgggaaggaaaagtagGAGAATAGATAGAGCATGGAGCATGACATCAGGTGTCGGAGTCATCTTCCCATTTATTACCAACTACAACTAGTCAGTGGCACAAAACAGGAATAGCCTCAGTCTCTGATCAAAGATGGGAGACAGCTTAGGGAGATAGCCACAGTAGTGTCTACTCTCTTCCCAGATACACAGAGCCCTAGGTAACAATCAGGTCAGAAACCAAGTTAGTTTTTTTGTGTTCCATTTTATTCAGATCGTACCATTTCTCCAGCCCGTCTCATCTTCATTCCACCAGCAAGCATGGAATTCCCATTTAGTTCCACACATGGTACAAAGGCCCCACTTGAACTGCTTCGCACTATTCTGGCTCTGTTTGGGTAGAATGATGGAGAAAAGCAAGATCCTCCACCACAGGCTGAGCTTCCGTGTCTGTCACAGTTCAGGCCTGACTCCTTCTATATGTTTGGGATCTATCTATGGAGGtgaattgccgcagtctctggctgggcacaaatcacgagcctccacacagcttgtagattcaaacagcaattctttattcccgaactcacaccggccgtctacaaacacgttctgggggaatccacgttctctgcccaaatccactccgttctctgcccaaatcctctcctgcctaaatccacaccgcatgggcttctgtctctcaaaaaatactgtctgaccctaagcactcaagaggaactcagcagcaggatacgccctattccaaaagaggaacaccctaatctcctattactaaaccaccctattctaaaggggaaacaccctactctcctattatgctaaactgccctattctaaagggggaacaccctaaacacggatcctgccctggtccttgagcaaggtcacctttcagaagtccttccactagacagcatgggagtaagctggcaaggaatttgtcatacctacttggctgatggctcccagcagtgaaTAGAGTCATAAAAAGTGGGAGTAGACTGCAGGTAGAGCCAAGCCTGCAGAGGTTAGTCCAGTGTACCCATGCCTGGGAGGTGACAATGGGGTAATGGGTTGGCACAAGTAAAGGGCCACCTAGGGGCAGAAGGTGGAGACGCCTTGGTCAGAGATGAGTCCTGTAGCACTGTTTGGCCATCTGAGAGAGCACCTTCATTCCTGTGGGGATACCCTCTCGGGGTCCACCTTCCTCACTGCCCCTGCCCAGAAGAGCTGAAGCAAGTGCCTAAGCCTCTGAGCAATCTGCTGGGTCCGTACTCCATAGACTACAGGGTTAAGGGCTGGGGGAACCACCACGTAGAGATTAGCAAGTAGGATGTGGATGTGGCCAGGCACTGTGTGGTGGCCAAAACGGTGAGCCAGGAAAGAGAAGAGGGCAGGTgtgtagaaaagaacaatgacactGGCATGCGCCCCACAGGTACCCAGGGCCTTGTAGCGGGCACCATGGGATGGCAGGCGGCAGACAGCACGGAGAATAAGGACATAGGAAGCACCTATGAGCCCTAGGTCCAGGCACGGGGAGAGCAGTGTGGTGGCCAGTCCATACCAGATGTTGGGGCGTGTGTcaccacatgccaggcgagccacaCCCATATGCTCACAGTAGGTGTGAGGCAGGGCCCGCTGCCCACAGTAAGGCAGTCTTTGAAGCAGAACCACAGGGGGCACCATGACACAGGAACCGCGAGCCACTGCAGCTATAGCCACCATGCCTACCACACGCTGGGTCAGCAAGGCCCCATAGCGCAGAGGCTGGCaaatggccacatagcggtccACAGCCATGGCCAGCAACACTGAGGATTCAGCAATGAAGGCCACATGGGCAACAAAGAGCTGAGCTAGACAGGCCCCAAAGGAGATCTCATCTGACAAACCCCAGAGCACAGCCAGGGCTTTGGGCACTGTGGATGTGGCCAGAATCAAGTCAGCAGCTGCCAGAAGCCCCAGCAGTTGGTACATGGGAGCCCGGAGTGCCTTGTCCACTGCTACCAGTCCCAGTAAAAGGACATTCCCTACCAAAGCTGCCATGTACAGCAGGCACACAGGCACAGACAGCCATGCATGCAAGGCCTCCAGTCCCGGCACCCCCAGCAGGACAAAGGGTCCAGGGGCAGAGACTAGCACAGTCTGATTGACAGCAGGCAGGGAAGGATCCAGCTCCATTTCCTGGTTTCACCCGGCTCTGTACCTGCAGGGCACAAATGGGGCATGTGAGAGGCAATTGCCAGTGTTACTGAGATTATagtgaggtaggggcaaggatgaGGGGTTAAGATGCTGTAGCATTTTCTGAACTCCAAATCAGGCACTGTTATGGGATCTGTCATACACTGAACAATGATTTCCTAACAATTTTGTGGGCTCACTAACATTCCTGTATGGTTCATGAAAGAATTGGTTTCTGAGATGTTAACATACTCCCAATCACACAGGTAGTAAATAAGAGCTAAGATTTGAGCCAAACCTCATCTGACTAAACATCCTGCCTCACTCACATCCCCACATCCTGACTCCTGCAGAGATGAGGCACATCCAAGCACAGACTAGACTTTCCCATGGGAGAGGCTTATCGGTTTAGAAACCTGAGCTTCCTTCTGAAGTGTGAGGTTTTACCTAGTCATGGGGCCTGGCCCTGCCCCGCTTACCACAGGGCCGTACTGGCTCCTCTAGTCCTGGAAACATTGTCATGGCCTCACAGGGGAGACTATCTTATGAAAGTCCTTTCTTCAGGATGAAATGTCCCCACATCAACCTAGACACATGGGAAGTCATTCATATTATCTAAGTCTAATCCATGCAATGGTAGCACAGCACCTGTGTTCCCTGCACCCTAGGGGACATGTAAGTCAGGGGGAAGGAAATAAGCTATGGCTATTTTTCAATCCATTCACTGACAGATGCTCAGACAAAACTCTTGTTTCATGATCCCATGATCCATTTCTGGAaggttttgtgtgtttgttatttgtttgttttagctCGGAAACCACTCTCCCAAACATTATGTCCCTCCCACTCTGTCCACGACATTTTCCAGTTGCCCATGACACCCCTCCCTCTAGCTGTAGGTACCTGCTTCATGAAACTTAATCCCTTCTTTGACCAATACAGACATCCACCCTCTGACTCCGTTTCATGGCTCCCTTTTCCTCTGCTCTTTGCCCATGGGAAGATGCTTCTGGTTCTACAAAAATAAGCCTGGGAAAATTTGATGCCCACCAAGGATACAGAGTATCAAGTCTGGGCTGCAGAGGAAGGGACAGAGATCAGATGCCACGGTGACAGTGCCATTGGCGGTCAGGTTAAAATGTGATTGTGGGAGGGAGGGCAGACTTTACTGACCTGGGTTTAAGTGGATAAATAAAACAGGCTGGAGAAGGATCTGAGGTAAGATGGGGTTTCCATGCTCTATCTGAGGACCACAGATTTGTCTTTGAATTTCTTGAGACTGAGGAACCTGGGGCAGGTGAGCAGAGAATGGGTGAGGAACTAAGCTCCCCTCAGAGC
Encoded proteins:
- the LOC143388860 gene encoding olfactory receptor 52D1-like; protein product: MELDPSLPAVNQTVLVSAPGPFVLLGVPGLEALHAWLSVPVCLLYMAALVGNVLLLGLVAVDKALRAPMYQLLGLLAAADLILATSTVPKALAVLWGLSDEISFGACLAQLFVAHVAFIAESSVLLAMAVDRYVAICQPLRYGALLTQRVVGMVAIAAVARGSCVMVPPVVLLQRLPYCGQRALPHTYCEHMGVARLACGDTRPNIWYGLATTLLSPCLDLGLIGASYVLILRAVCRLPSHGARYKALGTCGAHASVIVLFYTPALFSFLAHRFGHHTVPGHIHILLANLYVVVPPALNPVVYGVRTQQIAQRLRHLLQLFWAGAVRKVDPERVSPQE
- the LOC143388849 gene encoding olfactomedin-4-like, which produces MQPVLTLLATLLLLPLVLLGQPQLVRNLSNSMNESGTCHCVVHLPNSSVLLQQLEQLQSMAKELIGEYEQQLLRASKYACAIEEQENQALEISQTQEIRNPNTITSLYETPAFNLLLLELEGAQALTTELKTKAGACRAADLLHQLQEQVTNASLSLKLLADSDQRSFRALQQEVDVLQGRLNECEREKEQEQASRHPGPPLPPGSCAHGGLQKVGRPLVLQLNWRGISHKAGAWGRDSAPSPDSPLYWVAPLCADGRYFDYYRLHKSYDDLVMLKNYEQWKMGYGDGSGNTVYKKFMYFNYYGTSDMAKVDLSSNPLVLQHPLPGATYNNRFSYASVPWKDLDFAGDEKGLWVLYATEESKGNLVVSRLNASTLEVEESWRTSQYKPALSGAFMACGVLYALRSLSTRQEEIFYAFDTTNGQERHLSILLDKMLEMLHGINYSPSDHRLHVYNDGYLMYYDLTFLTLKHTLSRPAAKRPSGDRAPPRVVKSKPSGS